The sequence below is a genomic window from Methanotorris formicicus Mc-S-70.
TGGTATTGTTTTTTCTGTTCATTTTAATAACCTATGGCTCTTATGCAACAACTAACAACATGTTCCTTTCTTTTCTATATGCAATTTTTGTTATTGGTATTTTGGAGGGGTATTTAAGATACAAAGATAAAATCAATTTTAATAATTTATTTTTATTTATTGGAATATCGTCATTTTTACTGCTAATTTTTATTAAAAAGGGAATTCCACTGTTTAATTATAATATAAGGATGAGTATCGTTTCAGATCCACTGAGGTTAATATCCTCTGGGGCTTTAACTTATGCAGGAATTGGGAAGTATTTTTTAATAGCGTTTGCGATTTTGGTTCTTTTGGGTTATAAAGTACATGTTCTTATTCTATGCGTATCTTATTTAATATATAAGTATAGAAAAAAATTTTTAAATATAAGACAAATGGTAACTTTTGGAATCTTGCTAATTTTGTTTATTGGCATTATGGGAAAGATTATTTTGGTATCTTCAAATCAGGCATGGAAATTGAACTTTATGGAGTTTATTCTTTATAGGGCATATTTTGATGTTATGGTTTTGGAGAAGATTGTGAATTATCCAGAGATGATGCTTGGAAAAATAACCTTTGTTCCAAACGGAGAGAGATTGATTGGAGAGTTGTTGTTTAACTACACTCACAATATAACATCAACAATGTTCGGCCCACTATATTTTGATTTTGGTATTTTTGGAATGGTGTTTGCTTTTATATTGGGGGTGATTAGCAAATTAATATATGAGAAAGGGGATGATAAAATCTATAGCATCTATGCTGGAGTACTGTTGGCAATGTGTGAGGTTGGTATTAATTATGGGTTTTTGATTGTTCTATTAGCATTGTTTTATGTTTCGGGGCGATTAAAAGAAAACTATGGTTGTTTGCGTTGAATATTGAAATGTTAAAACTAAATTTAACTTTAGGAGGACGTCAAAATGGAAGTTAAGAAATTGCCCGAAATAAAGAGGTATCTTGTTCTTATCGTTGATATGGATGATGATGTTGGAAGAAAAGCAAATATTGCCACCCCAATCTTGGGTAGGGAGGATAATATAAAGGCGGCTATAAAGTTAGGCCTTAGTGATCCTGGAGATAGTGATATAAATGCAATTTTGGGGGGGGTTAAGTTATACGACGAATTGAAGAATAAGGGAAAGAATGTTGAAATTGCAACAATTTCCGGAGATAAGGATGTTGAATCTGAAAAATGTGCCTTAAGAATAAAAGAACAGTTAGATTTTTTGATGTATTTGTATGAACCTAATTTTATATATTTAGTGTCTGATGGAAAAGAAGATGAGATGGTATTAAAATATTTGGATTCAAGGGATGTTTTCGTTTGGAAAAAAAGGATTGTTATTAAACAAAATGAATCTCTTGAATCAATTTATTATTTAATACACGAATTCATAAAAAAGACGATGTCTGATTATATTCCATTAATATTCACTTCGGCAGGATTTGCAATGATTTTGTATGCGATATTTTCTGAATTAGGTTGGAGGATAATAGTTGGCTTAATTGGTTTATATATCCTATCTGAAGGTGTTGGTGTAAGGAAATTATTTATAGAAAAAATAAAAAAGGGTGGAGAAGGGATAGAGTTAGGGAAAATCTCTCCAATGGGGACAGTTATCGCTTTACTTATATTGGTTGTTGGTGCATTGTACGCCTATGGTGTATCAAAAAGTGACAATCCGGTAATATTCGCAGGAAACTTTTTATACCACATCTCAAATCCTTTAACACTATCCCTATTTGTATTCATGTTGGGACATTTCATTGATAAAATCATACATTCAAAAGAACCCATATTGAATATACTAAAAAAATACTTCTTCTATACAATATGTCTGTTTATGGCAAGGGAGTTGCTAATAACTTCATCTGAATTTTTGAGGGGAAGTGAAAGTTTTACAATGTTGATGATTCATGCAGTTGTCTACACCTCAATTATAATAATCCTATCAACAATACTATTCACAAAGTCAAGTACACAAGTGGATACAATGTAATCTCATATATTAAAAATTATGGATGATATTATGTTGAGAGTTGTTGGTTATGATGGAGTTGTTAAAGAAATTACATTGGATGATATAAATGAAAAATACACTTTAATATGGATTGATTGTTATGATCCAACTAACGAAGAATTAACAAAACTTTCTAAAAAAATAGAGGTAGATGTGAATGAATTAAGTATTGGGCTTGATGAGCAAGAAGTTCCAAGAGTTGAGGAGGAGGATGAATACTACCTAATAATTTACAAAGCCCCACTTTTTGAAGAGGATATTACAACAACATCCTTTGGTATTTTTATAAAGGACAATATAATATTAACAATACACTCAGATAAGATAAAGGCAATTGGGAGGTTATACAACCTATTAAAAACAAAAAGTCCAAAGATACTGTTTGAGAGAGGAATCGGATTTTTTTTGTATAACTTACTTAACCAAATTACGAGGAGTTATTCGAGGATTCTTTTGAATTTAGAAGATGAATTGGATGTTTTGGAGGATAGGTTGTTAATAGAGTATAACAAGCAAATAACTGAAGAAATCTTGCAGTTGAGGAAGATGCTCGTTTACTTCCACAAGGCATTGATATCAAATAAGGAAGTACTATCAGTCTTAAAAAGAAAGTATCTGCCAATTACCACACAAGAGGACAGAGCAAACTTTGAGGATTTATACTACGATACCTTGCAGTTGATTGATATGGAAACCACATATAGAGAATTGCTTGTCTCTATGATGGACATGTGTCTTTCATTGGAAAATATAAGGATGAACCAAATAATGAAGATTTTGACAATGGTTACAACGCTCTTTGCAGTCCCAATGTGGATTACTGGAATTTTTGGGATGAACTTTAAGTATATGCCATTGGTTGATAGTCCCAATGGATTTTGGATTGTGATGGGGATATCATTACTTGTCCTGTTTGTCCTTGCGTATGTGTTTGGTAGGGAAAAATGGTTCAAGTTGTGGTAACTTGTTAATTTATATTTTTACTATTAAAACTTCCCAAGGTGGTAGATATGATCATCTGGCCAAATTACATAGACAAAAATAAAAGCAGGAAAGAAGGTAGAAAAGTTCCAAAAGATATCGCCATAGAAAATCCAAAATTAAAGGATATAGAAATGGCTTTGAAAAAGATGGGATACAATGCGAAGGTTTATAGGGATAAATGCCATCCAAAAGAACATTGGAAAGTTTGTGGTTATATAGAAGTAGATGTGGAAACTTCAAAACTTCAGTTTTTAAAGAAACTATGTGAGGTTATGAAAAATTAATTAATTTTGACAAACTCCATGCCTTTTTTACTAACAATAATATTTCCCTTCCATTCTTCTTTTGTTTCTGGATAATCTCTCCTATAATGTGCCCCCCTACTTTCTTTTCTCATTAATGCACATCTTGCAACAATCTCCCCAACAGTTAGCATATTTTTTAATTCAAAGTATTTCTGAACTTCAATATCTCCATTTATAGCAATTTTTTGGTTTTTTAGTTCATCTATTTTTTTGATTGCTGTTTTTAATCCATTCTCATCCCTTATAATTGAGACACAATCCCACATGATATTTCTTAGATTGTCGATTAATTCATAAACATTCTCGCCATTTCTATTTTCTCTTTGTATTTCATTTTGTATTTTTTCAATATCTTCCTTAACCTTATCCATAACATCTGCAAAATTGCATAGTTTTTCAGCAAATTTTCTCGCTGATTTTCCAGCAATTGCTCCAAAAACCTGAGTATCTGCTAATGCGTTCCCTCCTAATCTATTTGCCCCATGAATTCCTCCTGCAACTTCCCCACATGCAAATAAACCAACCATATTAGTTTCACATTTTTCATTTATTCTAACTCCTCCCATAAAGTGATGGGCAGTTGGAGCAACTATCATTGGCTCCTTCCTTATATCAACACCAACATCCAAAAATTGTCTTAACATTGTTTCCAATCTCTCCTCAATAATCCCATCATCTAAATGAGAGACATCCAAATAAACTCCGCCATTTACTCCTCTACCCTCTTGTATCTCCGTATATATTGCCCTTGCTACAACATCCCTTGTAGAGAGTTCCATCCTTTCCTTATCATACCTTGCCATGAATCTTTCCTTATTTTTGTTATATAGTATCCCCCCTTCTCCCCTAACTGCCTCGGTGACTAAAATACCACTCCCAACCATTCCAGTTGGATGGAATTGAACCATCTCCATATCAACTAACTCAACCCCTTCATTATATGATATTGCAAAACCATCTCCTGTTTTTTGGATTGGGTTTGAGGTTATTGGATATAATTGCCCTGCCCCTCCAGTTGCTAATATAGTTGCCTTTGCATAGATTGGGAAAATCTCTCCACTCTTCAAATCTAAAAATATTGCCCCATAGCACCTATTATCCTTCACTATTAACTTTATTGCCATAACCTCTTCTAAAATCTTTATTTTCTCCAATTTACATATATACTCCATGAGTCCACTCATTATTTCATGTCCAGTTCTATCTCCGCTATAGCATGTTCTATTAAAACTCTGCCCACCAAATGGTCTTTGGGCAATAGTCCCACCCTCATTTCTATCAAAAATACATCCAAACTTCTCCAAATTTTTAAGTTCTTTTGGAGCATTTCTTATAAGAATTTCCACGAGTTTTGGGTTATTTATAAATCCTCCTCCTTTCATGGTGTCATAAAAATGCTTCTCAAAACTATCATCTGGATTGAAAACAGCATTATAACCTCCTTCAGCCATAACTGTGCATCCACTTTTCCCAAAGAGACCTTTAACTGCTATAATAACATTTTTATTTCTACATTCAATCGCCGCTCTACCTGCTCCTCCTCCACCACCGATGATTAAGACATCAGTTTGCATTCTATCACCAAATTATTTAATTATTTATTTAAATATTTTAATATTATTATTTACAAAATTTTCAAAGTCCATTTCATCAGTATATTCTTCTATTTTTTCAATAGATTCCATAATATCTTTTAAATACAATTTATAATCCCTCGACATATTCTACCTCATCTAAGATATATTTTTTTTAGTTCTTTTCTTATATCATCCCTAATAACCAAATCAACTTTTTCTAAATAAATCCTCTAAAAAGAATTTCAAACCCTATGGTTATCAAAATAATTCAACCAATATATCAACATCTGAGGGCATCTTTTTGATCATCTCTAACATAAGAACCAAATAAACCACCTTCTTTTAACTCCGGAGGATTTAATTTTATCTTTATTTTTTATCAATAATTTTAAAA
It includes:
- a CDS encoding DUF373 family protein, which produces MEVKKLPEIKRYLVLIVDMDDDVGRKANIATPILGREDNIKAAIKLGLSDPGDSDINAILGGVKLYDELKNKGKNVEIATISGDKDVESEKCALRIKEQLDFLMYLYEPNFIYLVSDGKEDEMVLKYLDSRDVFVWKKRIVIKQNESLESIYYLIHEFIKKTMSDYIPLIFTSAGFAMILYAIFSELGWRIIVGLIGLYILSEGVGVRKLFIEKIKKGGEGIELGKISPMGTVIALLILVVGALYAYGVSKSDNPVIFAGNFLYHISNPLTLSLFVFMLGHFIDKIIHSKEPILNILKKYFFYTICLFMARELLITSSEFLRGSESFTMLMIHAVVYTSIIIILSTILFTKSSTQVDTM
- a CDS encoding signal recognition particle subunit SRP19/SEC65 family protein, encoding MIIWPNYIDKNKSRKEGRKVPKDIAIENPKLKDIEMALKKMGYNAKVYRDKCHPKEHWKVCGYIEVDVETSKLQFLKKLCEVMKN
- the corA gene encoding magnesium/cobalt transporter CorA, giving the protein MLRVVGYDGVVKEITLDDINEKYTLIWIDCYDPTNEELTKLSKKIEVDVNELSIGLDEQEVPRVEEEDEYYLIIYKAPLFEEDITTTSFGIFIKDNIILTIHSDKIKAIGRLYNLLKTKSPKILFERGIGFFLYNLLNQITRSYSRILLNLEDELDVLEDRLLIEYNKQITEEILQLRKMLVYFHKALISNKEVLSVLKRKYLPITTQEDRANFEDLYYDTLQLIDMETTYRELLVSMMDMCLSLENIRMNQIMKILTMVTTLFAVPMWITGIFGMNFKYMPLVDSPNGFWIVMGISLLVLFVLAYVFGREKWFKLW
- the tfrA gene encoding fumarate reductase (CoM/CoB) subunit TfrA: MQTDVLIIGGGGGAGRAAIECRNKNVIIAVKGLFGKSGCTVMAEGGYNAVFNPDDSFEKHFYDTMKGGGFINNPKLVEILIRNAPKELKNLEKFGCIFDRNEGGTIAQRPFGGQSFNRTCYSGDRTGHEIMSGLMEYICKLEKIKILEEVMAIKLIVKDNRCYGAIFLDLKSGEIFPIYAKATILATGGAGQLYPITSNPIQKTGDGFAISYNEGVELVDMEMVQFHPTGMVGSGILVTEAVRGEGGILYNKNKERFMARYDKERMELSTRDVVARAIYTEIQEGRGVNGGVYLDVSHLDDGIIEERLETMLRQFLDVGVDIRKEPMIVAPTAHHFMGGVRINEKCETNMVGLFACGEVAGGIHGANRLGGNALADTQVFGAIAGKSARKFAEKLCNFADVMDKVKEDIEKIQNEIQRENRNGENVYELIDNLRNIMWDCVSIIRDENGLKTAIKKIDELKNQKIAINGDIEVQKYFELKNMLTVGEIVARCALMRKESRGAHYRRDYPETKEEWKGNIIVSKKGMEFVKIN
- a CDS encoding oligosaccharide repeat unit polymerase family protein encodes the protein MKLNIMHIKIDHPFFIVFIGHLILFLFAILYIIIFNPPYDIQNLAKVILVVLGYLTAFYLGTRCNLKIEKVLMLVLFFLFILITYGSYATTNNMFLSFLYAIFVIGILEGYLRYKDKINFNNLFLFIGISSFLLLIFIKKGIPLFNYNIRMSIVSDPLRLISSGALTYAGIGKYFLIAFAILVLLGYKVHVLILCVSYLIYKYRKKFLNIRQMVTFGILLILFIGIMGKIILVSSNQAWKLNFMEFILYRAYFDVMVLEKIVNYPEMMLGKITFVPNGERLIGELLFNYTHNITSTMFGPLYFDFGIFGMVFAFILGVISKLIYEKGDDKIYSIYAGVLLAMCEVGINYGFLIVLLALFYVSGRLKENYGCLR